The genomic DNA aaaatatcaatttaaacTTGCTCatagaaaaaagtaaaaaataccTTGACCCCTTGTTTTTATCTTGAACCAGACtcttcaaattttcttttgtctTCTCAAAGAATGTAGAACAAATGTTGTCCAAATCTGTCGTAAACGCCAAAAAAAGCTCAATTCGAAACTTCCTTTCAAGGAAAGGCGGGAAAACTTTTTCACTGTGCATTAAAAACAATCACACAATGAGTTGCATGTAATGCAGTGACACCTGATGCCTATTATTGATAAATATACTTAGTAATATGGTTAAAATTCTATGAGTATGTTGACCAATAAAAATAGAATGATATTTCTAATGCACACATAATGACTTACCCAATCACCTGAATCTGCAATTCTACTTTAACATTACCCTCAGGGTCAAGAAAATCTATTTCACAGGCAGCCGCAAGCCCAAATACATCGCCCATGTAATCTTTAGAAACGAAGCTAAATGCATCTGAATAAACTCAAATGAAATAGTTAGTATTagtaattcttttttaaaaaacaataactttataaaaaaaaactaccaaaaCAATCAGTTTGCCCGGGGTCAAGTGGGTGAATTATCGCTAATTTGCACAGAGcataaaagttcaaccttggaTTGTTGTCTCCATCAGCAAATAACTGAAATTGCAACGAGGTTCCCGTCCGACGAACTATGAAAGTCCTACATTAAGAATATAAATCTTTACTTATATCTTTACAATTATTCACTCTtgaatatataaatagaaaattaagaaagttgCACACCATTTATACTCTCCAAGGTTAATGACTAAGGAAGATGCTGGGTCTGATCCAGAAATCGGCTTTGGTGTCCACAGAAATTTTGAATATATGTTTGACACATCATTACCAGGTTCAACAATGTTAGAGGATTCAACACTTTCTTCCTCCGCCTCCACGTACAAAGCAGCAACCTTTTTTTGTGCATACATGTACAATTCAGTGACAGCTTTTTTCAATGCAAGTGTAACATGCTCCTTTTCGTCTGCAATTAACCCATCAATCTTCTTTTTCAAAGTAGTAGCCATAACATAATGCTTAGTTTGGGCATTTATAAACAAGTCATTAAGCTTAGCTCTCACTGTATCCAAAACAGAAACAGAGGTATCCTCTTCCAAATCTGCTGCAATCGATTCATCATTTTGCTGCAGCCACAAACAGTTTCTAGTAAGTAGctaacaaaataagaaaaacccATCTATTTACAGCCAAAATCAAATTTACCGTTTGCTTATTCTCTTCTacacatttatcatttttctttggTTTAGCCTAcaaaacaagattttttttttttttcataaaccgATCAAAATGATGATAAAcatataaacaaacatatatgTGTGACAGTGAcacacctttttttttccttttttcttggacTTATTTTCAGTTTGAGCAAAGTTTACCTCAATTTTATTCCTGCatccattaaataaataatataaataaataatcaaattgAATGAAGCAATTTCATGGCTGAACTAAAAATTACAAACTAAGAACATACATTGCGTTTTGAAAAGCAATAGCAGCTACGATGAACTGGTTTGTTACGACGACGGCGGGGGCGATACAAAGAGTACAAGAAGGGTAGAGTGGTTGGCGGCCTGCTATGAGAGGAAGAGGGAGGTGTCAGCCGTGAtctgtgaatttttttttttacttttaatctcAGCGGTTGAAATTTTTAACTCACTCTTtctaaataggcaattaccctgAAATTGTAAATTTTGCTTGGCTAAATGCGATCACTTTTGaggataaaaaagaatatatataaatttttaaattcaaaggCCTTTTGCACGTAAGTACAAAACTTTAAgagatatttgcaaaacgtcatatTGACTAATAGAAGAATTTGACGgtggggtaaattgattaacattgtTAAATTTCATATgctaattgaagttttgttaatttcaagaggtaattgacgaaacttacaatttcaaggataATTGCATGTTTACTTCATATtaattactctctttttaagGACCCGtttgttataaatttaaaataaaatggttttttttttgtatttgtaaaaaatggaTTTAATCTATGTagttaaaaaaaagtcttgttaTCGAGTGCTCCCGAAGCATTCTTTAAACattctaaattaagtaattgtttcataaaaaaaatcaaatttattaattttcaatgtaCTTTACCGCACAAACTTTCACAAAAAATTACCGTTTAAATTCTTAACTAGTGCCTCGGGACACTAGTTAAcatgtctaaaaaaaatatagaagttGACTTAAAAACTAGTAGGAtatgataagaaaataatatatgcATTTACccatataaattaattttcatataagTAATGGTCCAAAGATGGACCTTACTACTTTAagtaaaatgaattttatattaataaaaataatgaagaataaatgtaatattttattaaaattttctaaaaatattaagattcaCTTTGGACCAGATTCATATTAGATGCTCCATACAgttatttgtaatattttagtaaaaaaaacaaggtttagaaaatatatcaaggttcatatatattttattaccaAAGTATAATTATATGTAGCTTTTTCTATTGATTGGTTTTGTCGGTAAACAAGTACTACGAATTGCTTCAGAAAAATCCACCCagaccatttacaatggggAGAGTTTAACATGTTATAGGTCTTGATATTACATAGGTACTATTATTATTAgggagagaaaaaaatggtgTTTGTGGAGAAGAGTAGCTTCAATAAGCACCCTCTCTCTCCATAGGTCCcacacatttttattattaaagtaAATTTACTTtacataattattattttaaataaaaacaataatagcaGTTCCTACGTAATAATATATAGATGAAGTTCAAACTTCAACCACCACAAGAATAATAACAATGGTAAATTTAAATCAATTGTAGTTCCCTTCAAACAATTGGTTCGCTACATAACATCCTGAGAGACCCAGAAATCATATTACACAAATTATTTGTTACTACTAGATCCATGATGACTAACATATAGCAGCATACATGGAACACTTAACACTTCACACCCACCTATCCACTTatttaatttaaggataatAAAACTTCTACATGATTCAAGAAGTACATAAAGAACAGGTACAACAAGAggtatgaaaattgaaaaacacacacatatataagtTGAACCCTAAATTATTAGGTATATTAGActttaatatagtaaaatttaaGCAGCATTGATGGCAATTTTCATTCCGGACTCGCAGTGACCCACAAAGTTGCAAATGAAGTAGTTTTGTCCCCTAGCAAGCCTGATCTGATCCTTTCCTGACCTATACACTTTTGCTCCTCTTGGAGTCTTGCAACTATCATACCCTCCTTTGTTCACCGCCACCACATTGTGAGCTGATGGACTATAGTTGAACACTGCACAAACATACAcagatttatatttatgttcaaTAAATTTGTAAAGATTTATGCACAAGAAAAATTCTTCCCTAtgtgttataattttttattgtttgtacTTTGGAGTAAGATTCATATTTAGAGTGAAATTTGATAACATTCTTTAACGATTGGAAGATAGTAGATACATACCAAGGGTATCACCAGCCCTAAAGCGTTTTCCATTAGGCCATCCAACAGTGTTAAAGGTCCAACCTCCAGGACCTCCAACAGTGTAGGTAGCAGCATGAGCCAACTCAGAGTTAAGAACAAAAAAGCAGACTAGTAGAACCAATGCACTGCCTCTTCCCAGAGCCATGTTTCTCTACTATTATTTGCTAGAAAACTGTGAAAGAAAGGTAATGTAATGAATTTGGAATGATGTGGTAAGGTTTTATAATTGAGGAGTGAGTGAAGAGGCCTGCAAGAAATCTTAATGGGTGGGTTGGTTAGAAAGTAAATACTTCTCCATATTGCAGGAGTACTCATCTGACCAAGACACGTGGGTCTGCCCAAACTCATTATGTCTATATTTCATAATAATCACAAATGATTTTGTTAACTCAACATTAAAATATAGACACCATATATGATATcgtatatactccctccattcgtATATGTAAGTATCTTTTGCCTTTAAtaaaaaagtacttacatataAGGACGGAGAGGgtatatttttatcatctttaCCCATgtctatcttttatctttaaaaatttatagcattccaaaataaattttaaacttaGAAGATCTAGTatttaacatcaaaatattgatttttttttaagaacaacaaaattttgatgtcaaaGTATAGTTTTCCTTGTCCCAAAAGCCTAAATTCATGCCCTCAAAAGGCACAAGATATGGGAGTCTTctatacattttttcttttctttttttgctatAGGTCTTCTAGACATTAATTCAACCCGTAATGATTCTAGAAATGTACCTTTTTTTGCCCAAGTTGTCGTTGTTAATTAAGGTAATAATCAATGTATGATACAAAAATAGATGATATTGGTTCAAGTTAAACTCCACTAAATATGGCTAAGTTGTAAATGTCAGTTAGTGgatttaaattgaattttggtttttattttaggcACCGCTTCGCAAATGGCCAAGTCCTCATAAAGCATTTCCTAACAAACATGGAAACCAATTGACAATAAGTGCCAACCTCCCACCATGACATAAATTTCCTTAGAAATGTCCTACAAGAAGGTACattaattaatgatgatagTTGACTTGGACTTCTACTACTAATATTTGGTCCACAATGTGGGCTCATGTCTCGTAATTTACGGTGGTCGATCTATGTAGGTGAGGCCTATATTAACCCTTCATGAATTTGaggtaatttatttttaatgataaatatgatTCAATCCGAAACGAAAGAGATGAAGATCACATGTTGAATGAGCTATACAAAGAAActttatgattttgatatgaaaaTGATAACTAATCGTAAGAAAAACAAAGATACATCACCTTTAATGAATTGGGGGTAAATTGCCCCTAATAACAAATATGATTCGATTATGGAATGAAGGAGATAGAGATCACATgttaaatgaaagaaatgaataagtttgatgtttttgagatgaaaatggtaactaatttttaaaataaagatgaaaaaaatgaattttttcttaGAAAGAGGTAAACTACCCCCAAATCATCAAATGGCAACGTAGAAAAAACCATTTAAAGATGGTAAAATATGTCGAGTATGTCAACCTGGTATGTTAAACTAGCTCGAAAAATGGTGAGGTGACAATCAGTGATGGTCCTCTGagctagtttagaaaaaaaatatatgttttcttGCTaacttttttgatttattttgctaatgaatttgtgttcttcattggaaattttaacaattttgagaTTACGTTGAACGTAATTCAACCTAAACTATTTTGAGGTTGTTGTTGGAGCCccaattaattttcatatttattactGATTGTGTCATATGCAACATCATGTTAGATTATTTAGTTGCTTGTGTGAATGTATGTTTATGTTATCGGTATCATTTTTGTTGaacttcattttattattttttgctattatttttatgagatgaGATGTGAATGAATAAACCAATTGACAGGCCAAACCACGAGCTTCTTGAGGGGCAGGGCAAGAGTTTCAACTTGACCACTCAAATTTTCCCATCATGTCCCTCTTTTGATAGGTTAATTGCAGGGAAGAAAACCTATTCTGCCAAACCTATGAAGACGATGATCTAATTCAAACTAAAGtgttgaatttgtgtttttaaGTAGTTTTGGTAGAACCCAAATCAATTCGGACAAATCCAAAGTGTTTTGTTCGAGTAAGTTGTAACATAAATATACATTCACACAAGTATTCAAGGTTGAATTGTCAATCCTACATGTCGTTGACTGATTCAAACACCCTCACATAATTTGTGAGACTATTTGAACATGAGATAGATTCAAGTTACACCTATTCGACTATGAATAGTTCAATTGATCCTTTATGCTTCTACGTGAACACGAACTAAACCTAAATTTGGTTATAGACCATTTTCgactaaaatttatattatttacaaaaatatttagcTGGCATTTGAAAACATGGATGATAGTACAATTTTCCCTCCAAAATCAACTACCACGTCCGGGTCCATTCTTTACAACTGGGTACAAGTTTTAAGTGACTAATCGGTCAAAAAATGTTTAAGTAACTAAAATAAGTTTTGGAATTTTATCTAGTTGGAAATTCTTGTAGTGATAATATATAGAGCATATTTGATAAAAGTAATAACTGAGGTAAATTCAAGTCATGTGTGTACTTCTTTCCAAATGAATTGGGTcgctagatttttttttttttttttaaggagaattgGGTCGCTAGATAATCGCTAGAAGCAAAGACAGACCCATAAATCATACTCCACTTATTTAATTTAAGGATACAACTTCTACGTGATTCAAGAAGTATATAAAGAACAGGTACAAGAAGAGGTATGAAATTTGCAAAGCACACAGATAAAAAATGATCACTACATTATTAGTAAATAATAGTATATAATATAGTATAATATAGACATCACTGATGGCAATTTTCATTCCTGACCAATTTTCAGCActgatattatttatataatttctaCTCTTCATGAAACCATTTCCACtctaaggaaagaaaaaaaaaacattattttgatagcaaacattatttataaaatgacTAACATTTGACCTAAAATTTTGATGgcaaaacattattttgttaacaTAAAAGCctaaattcctaaaaaaaaaaaaaaaaaaaaaaaaaaaaaaaaaacataaaagccTAACTTGATGCCCACAAAGAGGCCCAAAATATGGAAGTctacacatttttatttttctgttacaAGTCTTCTACACATTAATTCAACCATGATGATTTGATAGTGGTTCAAGTTAAACTCCACTATATATGGCTAAGTTGTAAATTGTCAGCGGTGGATTTAACTTTCAAAGTTTGCTTTTTGGGCACAGCACACATATCGCATATGCCTAAGTCTTACTCACCAATTTCCACCTCCCACCATGACATAAATTTCCTTTGACTTGGACTTCTACTACTAATAGTAGTATCCTTTTTAGTCCACAATGCAGGCTAGTGTcttgtattttgtattttattaggGTGGTCGATTTAGGACCGGTAAAACATGTTGAGTCTCTCTTGTATTTTATTAGTGTCTTGCATTTTAGTTCAACCTAAATTATTTTGAGGTTATTGTTGGATCCCCAATTTATTTTCATGTGCATGACCTTCTAGTTCAACCtaaaattgtttatatttttatcatgaTAGATTCTTCTTTGAATGCATGGACCTTGCTATCTAttattcttctttcaaaaaaaaaaaaacaaatttattattctgGTGGTGAAGCCAAGAATTCATCGTTTCATAATACTGTCGTCTCTCATACTGATTCAAAGTGTGGTGATACAATAGGAAATCGAATGGTGATGTTGTAGGTGAGACAATAACCAATATAAAGAATTtgagaaaaattcataaaataaaaaacttatgtCCAATTCGTGAATAATACTTGTAACTTAACCTCTTAGCCGAATTTCCAAAGCATAACTTAGAAGAAGATAATAtttctattaaaataaaaaacttcaagAGGAGTATAATAAAATGAGTTTGGAGAGGATTCAAAATCATCTTCACGGTAGATTGTGGTTATTAGAGAGTGATCCATCAAACTTCATCACTTGCGTACTAAATTAGTCACCTTTGGGAAAATGAAAATGGAGCATTGTTTCTTTACGTAACGGAATCTAGGAATTTAAATATTCTTCAATTGAAGATATTTGAAGCGTTTGTGTGGTGTGGTTTCTTGAGCCTCAAATAATTATTAGCA from Medicago truncatula cultivar Jemalong A17 chromosome 8, MtrunA17r5.0-ANR, whole genome shotgun sequence includes the following:
- the LOC11436147 gene encoding basic blue protein, with the protein product MALGRGSALVLLVCFFVLNSELAHAATYTVGGPGGWTFNTVGWPNGKRFRAGDTLVFNYSPSAHNVVAVNKGGYDSCKTPRGAKVYRSGKDQIRLARGQNYFICNFVGHCESGMKIAINAA